The following DNA comes from Brassica oleracea var. oleracea cultivar TO1000 chromosome C5, BOL, whole genome shotgun sequence.
GAGATCCTTGCCGTTCAGGTTTGTTTGATTTAAAGTTTTGATCTTTTTTGAGTTGGTTATGTAGATTTGGATGCAAAGTTGCATACTTTGAGGTTGTTTCTGTTTTTCTATTTACTTAGTGTTATATCAATGATTCAACACTCTCTGCTTTCTATATTAACTTGTGTTAGTTTAGTTAGACCCTGAAAGTTTTTTGTTTTTCTTTAGTTGATGTTGAATTGGTTCTGTAGATTTAGATTCAAAGTTGCATACTTTTGAGGTAGCTTCTTCTGTTTTTCTGTTTACTTGTGTTATATCAAGATTCAACTCCTCTGTTTTCTATATTAACTTGTGTTAAGGCCCTGAAAGTTTTTGTCTTTTTTTTTAGTTGATGTTGAATTGGTTGTATAGATTTAGATTCAAAGTGGCATACTTTTGAGGTGGCTTATGTTATTCTATTTACTTGTGTTATATCAAAGATTCAACACTCTGTTTTCTATATACTTGTGTTAAGACCCTGAAAGTTTTTGTTTTTGTTTTAGTTGTTGGTTCTGTAGATTTTAGATTCAAAGTAGCATACTTTGAGGTGGCTTCTGTTTTTCTGTATGCTTGTGTTTGATTAATACTATGGTTTTTATGTTGACATTCTTAGGATGAAACGTTGTGGCCTCTGCTTCCTCCTTTGCCTTCATACGGCTATGGAAGAGAGCATTATGGACCCCGTTATGGAAGTTTCATTCACGGACAGAATCTAAAAGATGTAGTCGTCACAGGTCAGTCATTTGATCTGTAAACTTTGCTTGTGTGCTTTCAAGAGAAGTGCAATTCAAATGTGGCTCATTAACCATTTCTTAATAAGATCATAAGGAACGGGTTTACACTCTTTAGGCTATCTAAAAGTAAAACCACAGCTCTGCTGTTTATGCTCAGCCAGATAGTTTGGTATTTGTCAAATAATTGACTTATCAACCTCAATACTACTTTTAAGCTCTAGTTTGATTGAGATTAGGCCTGAGGGCACTTCCAAGCGAGAGTGAACTCTACCAATAATATCTCTATTAGCTGGTTGAAACTTGTTATGTCTTCCTCTTTCTTTACCAAGAAGCTTTCAGACTAAGGGAAAAGAATAGTCTAAGTTCCTCTGTTAGATAATCAAAACCTTCGTTTCTTTAGTTATATCTGCTATGCTTTGGCGTTTGTAACTGTAATCTATGATGGATAACAGGAAATAACGGAAGCATCAACGGGCAGGGAGTTTACTGGTGGAAAAAGTATCGCTCAAAGCTTCTAAACCACACAAGAGGACCACTGGTGCAGATCATGTGGTCAAGCGACGTTGTTTTCGCCAACATCACTCTGCGCGACTCTCCCTTCTGGACACTTCACCCATACGACTGCAAAAACGTCACAATCACAAACATGACCATTTTAGCACCTGTCTTCGAAGCCCCAAACACTGATGGCATTGATCCTGGTAAGTATCTTATTCTTCACCAGTGTATACTACTTGGCTAACATCTCTTATTCTTGTGGCATCAGATTCATGCGAGGACATGCTAATAGAGAACTCCTACATCAGCGTTGGAGACGATGGAATCGCAATAAAGAGCGGTTGGGACCAGTACGGAACTAACTACGGACGTCCTTCAAAGAACATACTCATCCGCAACCTCATCATCCGCTCCATGGTTAGGTAAAAAGAAAGATCAGCTGTCACCTGATTGATATTTGATCTAATAATCAACTTCTACCTACAGTGCTGGCATCTCAATAGGAAGCGAGATGTCTGGTGGAGTCTCCAACATCACAGTCGAAAACATTCTGATCTGGAGCTCACGGCGTGGAGTCAGGATCAAAACCGCACCGGGAAGAGGCGGCTACGTCCGCGACATAACGTTCCGTAACGTCACGTTGGACGAGCTGAGAGTTGGCATTGTGGTTAAAACCGACTACAACGAGCATCCGGACGGTGGATTCAACCCCCAAGCCTTCCCGGTGCTGGAGAACATTAACTACACGGGGATATACGGTCAGGGAGTGCGCGTGCCGGTGCGTATGCAGGGGAGCAAAGAGATTCCGGTTAAGAATGTAACGTTTAGGGACATGTCGGTGGGGATAACGTACAAGAAGAAGCATATTTTTCAGTGTGCTTATGTGCAGGGGCGTGTGATTGGGACTATCTTCCCGGCTCCTTGTGAGAATCTTGATCGGTATGATGAGCAGGAGCAGCTGGTGAAGCAGTCTGATTCTCAGAACGCAACGGATATAGATTATGAGATCTGAGGGCTGGGTTTGAGTTTGAGTTTGGTCTTTTATTTTGCTGAGGCTTAGTTTAATTTTTTTAAATGATGGCTTGGTGTTACAGAAAAATGGAACTATGGATCTTTTGGACAAGTCTTTGACTACTGAATGTTAATATCTTTTACCAGGTGAATTTTTGTTTCTTTTTGGCGGAATGTTATTGTTGAGAATTATGTTAAGGATCATTAACTCGTGATCACATCAGAGGAAAGGGTTACGGGAGTTTTATATTCACACGCTTGATCGCTCTCTCTCCGTGAGGTAGAAACGGCAAAGACAAAAGCAAAGTTTGGTCTTCATTTTGTGAGTCTTGAGTGTTCTTGTAGTATGGAATGGTTTGTCTTAAAATGAATGGCCTTCTTGTTGCAGAACATGGAACTTTGGGATATTTTTGGACATAGTCCAGCCTCGTCTCTTTATATAATTTAGCTATTAGATGAACAATACACGTATCTCTCTAACCACAGACACACAAACGTTAAAGAAGTAA
Coding sequences within:
- the LOC106295028 gene encoding probable polygalacturonase codes for the protein MVEPLPITRRRFLSSHKSLVTVFWIAAFASLFIWQSRGRGGASLYRVNGSLSSVFWWTATTTTTTTSSADAGEFPRLRPVSFNLTDFGAVGDGVTVNTEAFERAVYAISKLSKKGGGQLNVPPGRWLTAPFNLTSFMTLFLAEDAEILAVQDETLWPLLPPLPSYGYGREHYGPRYGSFIHGQNLKDVVVTGNNGSINGQGVYWWKKYRSKLLNHTRGPLVQIMWSSDVVFANITLRDSPFWTLHPYDCKNVTITNMTILAPVFEAPNTDGIDPDSCEDMLIENSYISVGDDGIAIKSGWDQYGTNYGRPSKNILIRNLIIRSMVSAGISIGSEMSGGVSNITVENILIWSSRRGVRIKTAPGRGGYVRDITFRNVTLDELRVGIVVKTDYNEHPDGGFNPQAFPVLENINYTGIYGQGVRVPVRMQGSKEIPVKNVTFRDMSVGITYKKKHIFQCAYVQGRVIGTIFPAPCENLDRYDEQEQLVKQSDSQNATDIDYEI